ATCGCCGCCACGCCATTGCCGATGATATTAGTCAGCGCGCGAGCCTCGGACATAAACCGATCCACGCCCAGAATCAACGCCAGACCCACCACCGGGATACTCGGTACCACCGCCAAAGTAGCCGCCAGCGTAATGAAACCGGCGCCAGTGACACCGGATGCGCCCTTGGAAGTCAGCATGGCCACGATCAGAATCGACAGCTCCTGCCCCAGCGTCAGATCAATATTCAGCGCCTGGGCAATAAACAGCGCTGCCAGCGTCAGATAAATATTGGTGCCGTCCAGATTAAAACTGTAACCCGCTGGTACCACCAGGCCAACCACCGACTTGGAACAACCGGCTTTTTCCAGCTTGCCCATCAATTGCACCAGCGCGCTTTCAGACGAAGACGTGCCCAACACCAACAGCAATTCATCGCGAATGTAGTTCAGAAATTTGAGGATGCTAAAGCCGGTAATGCGAGCTACTGTGCCCAGCACAATCAGCACGAACAAAGCGCAAGTCAGATAGAAACACGCCATCAGGCTGGCCAGTGGCACCAAGGCTTTCAGGCCATATTTGCCAATGGTAAAGGCCATGGCACCGCCCGCACCCAATGGCGCCAGCCACATTAGTGTTTTGACCATGCCAAAGAAAATATCCGACAGGCCTTCCACAAAATGCAGTACTGGCTTGCCTTTCTCGCCGATCTTGTTCAGGGCAAAGGCAAACAGAATTGCTACCAGCAACACTTGCAGCAAATCGCCCGAACCGGTGAAGGCATCGGAGAACGTTTTGGGGATGATGTGCAACACAAAGTCCGCAATATGCTGCTCATGCGCTTTGGCCGCAAAGTCGGCCGTCAGTTTT
This genomic interval from Silvimonas soli contains the following:
- a CDS encoding dicarboxylate/amino acid:cation symporter, which translates into the protein MKHMHKTLYFWVLVAIIGGGILGYLDPALGVALKPLGDGFIALIKMLIGPVIFCTVVLGIANAGDLKKVGRVGGKALLYFEVISTFALAIGLLVANILKPGKGFNVDPQTLDPKLTADFAAKAHEQHIADFVLHIIPKTFSDAFTGSGDLLQVLLVAILFAFALNKIGEKGKPVLHFVEGLSDIFFGMVKTLMWLAPLGAGGAMAFTIGKYGLKALVPLASLMACFYLTCALFVLIVLGTVARITGFSILKFLNYIRDELLLVLGTSSSESALVQLMGKLEKAGCSKSVVGLVVPAGYSFNLDGTNIYLTLAALFIAQALNIDLTLGQELSILIVAMLTSKGASGVTGAGFITLAATLAVVPSIPVVGLALILGVDRFMSEARALTNIIGNGVAAIVVSNSEKELDREKLKAALG